The region GGCGCCTGCCAGATACGGATCGGACGAATCGGAACACATGATTCCGATGGTCCGCATGGTATTTAACCCCAGGCCCCTGGCGAACACATTAGGAGTATAACCCAACTCGTCCATAACTTTCAAGACCTTTTCTCTTGTCTTTTCACTGACATTGGGATTGCCGTTAAGTACCCTGGACACAGTGGCGATGGACACCCCTGCATGCTCGGAAACATCATATATATTCATAAACTAACCTCACATTCTGAAAGCGCTTACAAGCTAAGTATATTATACATATTCCCTATGGATAATGCAATACTTTTCTATTTTTTTATTGACTTCTGGCCTGAAAATGAGTAGAATAATTGTAAGCACTTACAAGAATAAGTCACGAAACAGCACACAAGAGACAGGCACACAAAATCAAAGAAAACAAAGATGATAGGAGAATGAATGGCCATGCAGGATATTGTAAAAATTCATGAAAATGACAATGTGGCGGTTGCGCTGCGTCCCCTGGCAATGGGCGGGGCTCTGGATGTGGCAGGAGCAAAGGTCAGCCTTTTAGAGGACATACCCCAGGGACACAAGTTTGCCTTAAGGCCCATAAAGGCCGGAGAGGAAGTGGTGAAGTACGGCTTCAGGATTGGATACGCAAAGGAGGATATCGATGCAGGGGCATGGGTCCATGTGCACAATGTGAGGACTGCACTGGGCGATGTGCTTACCTATGATTATGTTCCCCAGGAAAATGATGTGGCTCCCACAGAGCACGTGTATTTTGAGGGATACCGCAGGCCGGACGGCAAGGCGGGAATCCGCAACGAGATATGGATCATCCCCACGGTAGGCTGTGTGAATTCCATTGCCAAGGCCCTTGAGAACCAGGCAAAGTCACTGGCGGTTGGAAATGTGGAGGACGTGATTGCATTTCCCCACCCTTACGGATGTTCCCAGATGGGGGATGACCAGGAGAATACCAGAAAGGTACTGGCGGACATGATTCATCACCCCAACGCGGGAGGCGTGCTGGTGCTGGGATTGGGGTGTGAGAACAGTAACATTCCCGTACTCATGGACTACATCGGAGCGTACGACGAGGACCGCGTGAAGTTCCTTCAGTGCCAGGATGTGGAGGATGAGATGGAGACCGCCATGGGGCTTCTTAAGGAGCTGGCTGCCTATGCGGGCGCATTTTCCAGGGAGAAGATAGATGCCAGTGAGCTGGTCATCGGCATGAAGTGCGGCGGATCCGACGGACTGTCCGGTATCACGGCCAACCCGGTGGTGGGCGCGTTTTCCGATTTGCTGGTGAGCAAGGGCGGAACCACTATCCTTACGGAGGTGCCTGAGATGTTCGGGGCGGAGACACTTCTCATGAACCGCTGTGCCACCCCGGAGCTGTTTGACAAGACCGTGGACCTG is a window of Enterocloster clostridioformis DNA encoding:
- a CDS encoding UxaA family hydrolase is translated as MAMQDIVKIHENDNVAVALRPLAMGGALDVAGAKVSLLEDIPQGHKFALRPIKAGEEVVKYGFRIGYAKEDIDAGAWVHVHNVRTALGDVLTYDYVPQENDVAPTEHVYFEGYRRPDGKAGIRNEIWIIPTVGCVNSIAKALENQAKSLAVGNVEDVIAFPHPYGCSQMGDDQENTRKVLADMIHHPNAGGVLVLGLGCENSNIPVLMDYIGAYDEDRVKFLQCQDVEDEMETAMGLLKELAAYAGAFSREKIDASELVIGMKCGGSDGLSGITANPVVGAFSDLLVSKGGTTILTEVPEMFGAETLLMNRCATPELFDKTVDLINHFKNYFTSHNQTIYENPSPGNKKGGISTLEDKSLGCTQKSGSALVRGVLEYGEPVKVKGLNLLSAPGNDLVASTALAVSGAHMVLFTTGRGTPFASPVPTVKISSNSRLAGHKDNWIDFNAGRMVEDMTKEELAKELLDYVLAVASGRKVKSEEAGFHDMAIFKQGVTL